One Solanum lycopersicum chromosome 4, SLM_r2.1 DNA window includes the following coding sequences:
- the LOC101266628 gene encoding LRR receptor-like serine/threonine-protein kinase RGI1 — protein sequence MSSKLTVTLFFSFLNISFLFPTSISGLNQEGVSLVSWLSTFNSSSASVVPFSSWNPSHVNPCKWDYIQCTSNGFVSDIKIRSINLPTIFPSQLLSFPFLEVLVLSNCNLTGEIPASIGNLSSSLRILDLSFNALTGSIPPEIGRLSQLKQLLLSSNFFQGQIPKEIGRCSELQQLELFDNQFTGKIPEEIGQLTSLEIFRAGGNVGIQGEIPMQISSCKKLVILGLADTGVTGQIPHSIGELKKLQTLAVYTANLTGEIPPEIGNCTSLQELFVYENQITGEIPRELGLLKNLKKVLLWKNNLTGEIPGNLGNCSSLKVIDFSLNYLYGKIPPSFENLATLEELLLSGNSISGEIPYYIGNFSSLKQLELDNNNISGVIPPTIGKLKELNLFFAWQNQLHGSIPTELADCQKLQSLDLSHNFLTGSIPNTLFNLRNLTNLLLISNVLSGGIPPDIGNCTSLSRLRLGSNRLDGPIPPEIGRLPSLSYLELSQNQFTGSIPPAIGNCPQLEMVDLHGNNLQGTVPSSFVSLTGLNILDLSMNKISGNIPEDIGKLPLLNKLILNGNNIDGTVPKSLGLCQDLQLLDLSSNRLAGLIPEEIGNLQGLDILFNLSRNFLTGQIPESFSNLSKLANMDISHNMLTGSLRVLSNLDNLVSLNVSYNNFSGDLPNTKFFQGLPPSAFIGNQELCTDRAACHLSGDHHGLKSIKKITIAIVLSIFMAMLIVTASIAIFIRTQGEICQKDDEENGLQWEFTPFRKLSFSVTDVVPRLSESNIVGKGCSSFVYRVETPSGQVIAVKKLLAKKIGEAPQRDFFSAEVRTLGSIRHKNIVRLLGCCNNGKTRLLLFDYISNGSLSGLLHEKRVFLDWDARFSIILGAAQGLAYLHHDCSPPIVHRDIKTNNILVGPQFEAFLADFGLAKLLNTSSDTSKASTIIAGSYGYIAPEYGYSLRITEKSDVYSYGIVLLEILTGMEPTDSRIPEGTHIVTWVNQELRVKHKEFTTILDQQLLLRSGTQIQEMLQVLGVALLCVNPCANERPTMKDVAAMLMEIRHENEDLEKPNRGVVPNPKEAISCPSFSGSSQPLIRSPPQ from the exons ATGTCAAGCAAACTAACAGTCACCTTATTCTTCTCATTTCTCAACATATCTTTTTTATTCCCAACATCCATTTCTGGTTTAAATCAAGAAGGGGTTTCTTTAGTCTCATGGCTTTCCACTTTTAACTCTTCTTCTGCTTCTGTTGTGCCTTTCTCTTCATGGAATCCAAGTCATGTAAATCCATGCAAATGGGATTATATCCAATGCACCAGTAATGGATTTGTTTCAGATATCAAGATCAGGTCGATCAATCTTCCCACGATATTCCCAAGTCAGCTTCTTTCTTTTCCATTCCTTGAAGTGCTAGTCCTCTCAAATTGTAACCTTACTGGTGAAATTCCAGCTTCTATTGGAAATTTGTCGTCGTCTCTGAGGATTTTGGATCTCAGTTTCAATGCTCTAACAGGAAGTATTCCACCTGAAATAGGAAGATTGTCACAGCTGAAGCAACTTTTGTTGAGTTCGAATTTCTTTCAAGGTCAGATACCAAAGGAGATAGGAAGATGTTCTGAATTGCAGCAGCTTGAGCTCTTTGACAATCAGTTTACTGGAAAGATACCTGAAGAGATCGGTCAGTTAACGAGTCTTGAAATCTTCCGTGCTGGTGGGAACGTAGGAATTCAAGGAGAAATCCCAATGCAGATATCAAGCTGCAAAAAGTTGGTCATTTTGGGTCTCGCAGATACCGGTGTTACGGGTCAGATTCCACATAGTATAGGTGAACTCAAAAAGCTGCAGACTCTTGCTGTTTACACAGCTAATTTGACTGGTGAAATCCCACCAGAAATTGGGAATTGCACTTCTTTACAAGAACTGTTTGTCTATGAGAATCAAATTACTGGAGAAATTCCACGTGAACTCGGTCTCTTGAAGAATCTTAAGAAGGTTTTGCTTTGGAAGAACAATCTGACAGGGGAAATTCCAGGAAATCTTGGAAACTGTTCGAGTTTGAAAGTGATTGATTTCTCTTTGAACTATCTATATGGTAAAATCCCTCCATCGTTCGAGAATTTAGCCACATTGGAGGAGCTTCTATTATCAGGAAACAGCATTTCTGGAGAAATCCCATACTATATTGGCAACTTTTCCAGCTTGAAGCAGCTTGAATTGGACAACAACAACATTTCAGGTGTGATTCCACCTACCATTGGGAAACTAAAGGAGCTAAATCTGTTTTTCGCTTGGCAGAATCAACTGCACGGGAGCATACCGACTGAGCTAGCAGATTGTCAGAAACTTCAGTCTTTGGATCTTTCTCACAATTTCCTTACAGGGTCCATCCCGAACACTTTATTCAATCTCAGGAACTTGACTAATCTGCTGCTGATATCAAATGTTCTGTCTGGTGGAATTCCACCTGATATTGGGAATTGCACCAGCTTGTCCAGATTACGCCTTGGATCAAACAGGTTAGATGGTCCAATTCCTCCAGAAATAGGGCGTCTACCGAGTTTGAGTTATCTTGAACTGTCACAAAATCAATTCACTGGATCAATCCCTCCAGCTATTGGCAACTGTCCGCAGCTAGAAATGGTTGATCTTCATGGAAACAATCTTCAAGGAACAGTTCCTTCCTCTTTTGTGTCCCTCACTGGTCTTAATATATTAGACCTATCCATGAATAAAATATCAGGTAACATTCCAGAAGATATAGGGAAACTACCATTACTGAACAAGCTCATACTGAATGGAAACAACATAGACGGAACGGTTCCTAAATCACTTGGACTCTGCCAGGATTTGCAGCTGTTGGATTTAAGCAGCAACAGACTCGCGGGCTTAATCCCTGAAGAGATTGGTAACCTCCAAGGACTAGATATTCTGTTCAATTTAAGTCGTAATTTTCTGACTGGACAGATTCCTGAAAGCTTCTCTAACCTCTCCAAGCTAGCCAACATGGATATTTCTCATAACATGTTGACTGGAAGTCTTAGAGTACTCAGTAACCTTGATAACCTTGTTTCTCTGAATGTTTCATACAATAACTTTTCTGGTGATCTTCCTAACACCAAATTCTTTCAAGGTCTCCCTCCTAGCGCTTTTATTGGTAATCAAGAGCTCTGCACTGACAGAGCTGCATGCCACTTAAGTGGTGATCACCATGGATTAAAATCCATAAAGAAGATCACCATTGCTATCGTACTCAGCATTTTCATGGCCATGTTAATTGTGACAGCTTCTATTGCCATCTTTATCCGAACACAGGGAGAGATATGTCAGAAGGACGATGAAGAAAATGGTTTGCAGTGGGAATTCACCCCATTCCGAAAGCTTAGCTTCTCTGTAACTGATGTAGTGCCAAGACTTAGTGAATCTAACATTGTTGGGAAGGGCTGCTCAAGCTTTGTTTATCGCGTTGAGACACCATCAGGACAGGTGATCGCGGTGAAGAAACTATTGGCTAAGAAAATCGGTGAGGCTCCTCAGAGGGACTTTTTTTCTGCAGAAGTTAGAACACTGGGATCAATCAGGCATAAAAACATAGTGAGGCTTCTTGGATGTTGTAATAATGGCAAAACAAGATTGTTGTTGTTTGATTACATTAGTAACGGGAGTTTATCGGGACTGCTCCATGAGAAGAGGGTATTTCTGGATTGGGATGCTAGGTTTAGTATCATATTAGGAGCAGCTCAGGGTTTAGCTTATCTTCACCATGACTGTAGTCCTCCTATAGTCCATCGCGACATCAAAACCAATAACATTTTGGTAGGTCCACAGTTTGAAGCTTTTCTTGCAGACTTTGGACTTGCAAAGCTATTAAACACATCATCCGATACTTCAAAAGCTTCCACCATAATAGCTGGTTCCTATGGGTATATAGCTCCGG AATATGGATATAGTCTAAGAATAACTGAGAAGAGTGATGTCTATAGCTATGGCATTGTGCTTCTCGAGATCCTAACGGGGATGGAACCAACTGATTCCCGGATACCAGAAGGTACCCACATTGTCACTTGGGTCAATCAGGAGCTAAGAGTAAAACATAAGGAATTCACAACAATTCTTGATCAGCAATTACTTTTAAGGTCTGGTACACAAATTCAGGAGATGCTTCAAGTTCTTGGGGTGGCACTACTTTGTGTTAACCCATGCGCGAATGAAAGACCAACAATGAAGGATGTAGCAGCAATGCTAATGGAAATCAGGCACGAAAATGAAGATCTTGAGAAGCCTAATCGAGGAGTGGTACCGAATCCTAAAGAAGCAATTAGTTGTCCTAGTTTCTCTGGTTCATCTCAACCTCTCATCAGATCCCCTCCTCAGTAA